Genomic segment of Streptomyces sp. NBC_01210:
GCACGGCCAGGCTGTGGGCTTTGTGGGACGCCACAAACCGCACGCGGGTCAGCCCGAGGACCTTGACGGGCTCGTGGCGGTGGATGATGGTGCCGTCACCGAGGCGGCCGTCGTAGTTGTTTCCCCAGGCCACGACGGTCTTGTCCGGCTGCACGAGTTCGCTGTGCGCATGGCCGACGCTGATGTCCCGTGGGCTTTTCAGCCCGGGGATCGTGACGGGGGTGAGCCGGTCGGTGGTGGTGCCGTCACCGAGCTGCCCGTACGCGTTCCAGCCCCAGGCCTTGACGCTGCCGTCGGACATCAGGGCGACGGTGTGGCCGTCATTGTTGGCGACCATCTTCACGCTGGTCAGCCCCACGGGACTGACCGGGTGGTTCCGGTCGGTGGTGGTGCCGTCACCGAGCTGCCCGAACCCGTTCCAGCCCCAGGTCTTGACTCTGCCGTCCGACAACAGCGCCACGGAGTGGTGGCCATGGGCGGAGATGGCCACCACCCCGGTCAGCCCGGGGACCGTGACGGGGGTGTGCCGATCGATGTTGGTGCCGTCACCGAGCTGGCCGTTGGAGTTCAAACCCCAGGCCTTGACGGTGCCGTCCTTCATCAGCGCCACGGTGTGGCTGTCCCCCGCGGCGATCGCCCGGACACCGGTCAACACGACCGCACTGGGGGCGCGGGGCCCTCCGAACGCCACTGGCGTGGCAAGTACCGACGCCAGCAGCGAGAACAGCAGGGCCAACAGGATTGCGAGAACTGGTGTTCCGGCCCTCCGCGGCGGTACGAAAACCGGGATCTTCATGCGCTTCTCCTTCTGGACAGGGTGGGGCCCGATGTGACCCGCGCAGCCTGGTGATCAGGCCAGTGCTGAGAGGAGGGCTCTGATCGTCGGCAGCCTCCAGGCGGCGAGGAGACCCAGGGTGGGGTCCCACAACGGTGTGGGACTCGGAGCGAGTCCGCCGGTGCTGTCACTGGTGCTGCTCAGCCCGGTACTGCTCAGGTCTGTACCGCTCAGCCCGAGGCTGCTCAGCCCGAGGCTGCTCAGCTCGTCGCTGCTCAGCTCGGTACCGCTCAGCTCGGTACCGCTCTGCTCGGCATTCCTCTGCTCGGCACCGCTCTGCTCGGCGTTGCTCTGCTCAATACCGCTCTGCTCGGCGTTGCTCTGCTCGGCATTCCTCTGCTCAGAACCGCTTTGTTCGGTACTGCTCTGTTCGGTACTGCTCTGTCCCGTACTTTTCCCCTTACTGGACATGACTTCGCCGACCGTGGCCACGCGCGTACCGGCCGAAGCGCGGGTCTTCAACCAGTCCAGAAACGCGGACAGGACCTTCGGCTTGATCCCGTACGTGGGTGTGCACCCGTCGCAGACATGGTGGAAGACCAGTGGGACCCAGCCGCCTCCACGCTTCTCGGCTTGTGTCACCAGCTCCTT
This window contains:
- a CDS encoding RCC1 domain-containing protein, translating into MKIPVFVPPRRAGTPVLAILLALLFSLLASVLATPVAFGGPRAPSAVVLTGVRAIAAGDSHTVALMKDGTVKAWGLNSNGQLGDGTNIDRHTPVTVPGLTGVVAISAHGHHSVALLSDGRVKTWGWNGFGQLGDGTTTDRNHPVSPVGLTSVKMVANNDGHTVALMSDGSVKAWGWNAYGQLGDGTTTDRLTPVTIPGLKSPRDISVGHAHSELVQPDKTVVAWGNNYDGRLGDGTIIHRHEPVKVLGLTRVRFVASHKAHSLAVRNDGTVRSWGWNFYGQLGDGTTTDRHAPVLVPGLTDVRDASAGVAHSLALQQGGRVKTWGWNYFGQLGDGTTTDHLLPVTVAGLSQVKAVEGGDNHSVALMSDGTVRTWGRNDSGQLGDGTTTDRYRPIKVLQSS